In Halorussus limi, a genomic segment contains:
- a CDS encoding metal-dependent hydrolase — MYPTGHYGVALLAAAPVASFLGRRSGTVFSMFVILVAVLPDLDRHLPYVTHHGVTHTFLFAAVAGVVIGALGAAVYRAYLAVSAASRWPNLSPERVFVWATAGVFIGVSGHVVADILVLLPGTQPVSPFWPVFERKLTVEVIPLGAPVRNVSLLVLGFVAQTAVYRYE; from the coding sequence ATGTATCCGACCGGTCACTACGGCGTCGCGCTGTTGGCGGCCGCGCCAGTCGCATCGTTTCTCGGCCGACGGTCAGGGACGGTGTTCTCCATGTTCGTCATCTTGGTCGCGGTGCTACCGGACCTCGACAGGCATCTCCCGTACGTGACCCACCACGGAGTGACGCACACCTTCCTGTTCGCGGCCGTCGCCGGCGTCGTCATCGGAGCACTCGGTGCCGCGGTGTACCGGGCGTACCTCGCCGTCTCGGCGGCCTCACGGTGGCCGAACCTGTCGCCCGAGCGCGTCTTCGTGTGGGCCACCGCCGGCGTGTTCATCGGGGTGTCCGGCCACGTCGTCGCCGACATCCTCGTCCTGCTCCCCGGCACGCAACCGGTCAGTCCGTTCTGGCCGGTGTTCGAGCGGAAACTCACCGTCGAGGTCATTCCGTTGGGGGCCCCGGTTCGGAACGTCTCGCTTCTAGTGTTGGGATTCGTCGCCCAGACCGCCGTCTACCGGTACGAGTAA
- a CDS encoding proline dehydrogenase family protein: MIPPIASKFVAGESPAEALEHTRDLNDRNVKSILNLLGEHYHERAPADEDAEAYLRLVDDIETSEADACVSVKPSQVGLDVGTEVFHENVERIVDYAADRDVFVWIDMEDHDTTDATLDIFEKLSRKHEGGVGVCVQANLKRTDDDLERLADLPGKVRLVKGAYDPPAEVALKEKSAVNAAYERQLEYMFEHFDGGIAVGSHDPRMIDRAEEFHEEYGTDFEIQMLMGVREDAQYDLAAEYEVWQYVPYGDKWLSYFYRRAMERKENLLFAVRAVLGR; this comes from the coding sequence ATGATACCGCCCATCGCGAGCAAGTTCGTCGCCGGGGAGTCGCCGGCTGAGGCGCTCGAACACACCCGCGACCTGAACGACCGGAACGTGAAGTCCATCCTCAACCTGCTCGGCGAACACTACCACGAGCGCGCTCCCGCCGACGAGGACGCGGAGGCGTACCTCCGACTGGTGGACGACATCGAGACCAGCGAGGCCGACGCCTGCGTCTCGGTCAAGCCCTCGCAGGTCGGTCTCGACGTTGGGACCGAGGTGTTCCACGAGAACGTCGAGCGCATCGTCGACTACGCCGCCGACCGCGACGTGTTCGTCTGGATAGACATGGAGGACCACGACACGACCGACGCGACCCTCGACATCTTCGAGAAACTCTCTCGGAAACACGAGGGCGGCGTCGGCGTCTGCGTGCAGGCGAACCTCAAGCGGACCGACGACGACCTCGAACGCCTCGCGGACCTCCCCGGCAAGGTCCGACTCGTGAAGGGCGCCTACGACCCGCCCGCCGAAGTCGCGCTCAAGGAGAAGTCGGCGGTCAACGCCGCGTACGAGCGCCAACTCGAATACATGTTCGAGCACTTCGACGGCGGTATCGCGGTCGGGAGCCACGACCCCCGGATGATAGACCGCGCCGAGGAGTTCCACGAGGAGTACGGCACCGACTTCGAGATTCAGATGCTGATGGGCGTGCGCGAGGACGCCCAGTACGACCTCGCAGCGGAGTACGAGGTCTGGCAGTACGTCCCCTACGGCGACAAGTGGCTCTCGTACTTCTACCGGCGCGCGATGGAGCGCAAGGAGAATCTCCTGTTCGCGGTCCGTGCGGTCCTCGGCCGGTAA
- a CDS encoding DUF502 domain-containing protein encodes MSSWKRDIASGLIVILPILVSAYIIAYLYLAIAGIPVLQDISQPLRVLTVLVVFSMLVLSVGYMMRTAVGSLVENAIDGVMNQVPGLRVVYNASKMAAETALSDTTDLQAPVKVEAWQGMRMTAFKTGKTTEDGRELLFLPTAPNITTGFVVEMKPSEFEETDESVEDALTRILSAGFGETSESGIPIDVEDEKEKQSPPSQ; translated from the coding sequence ATGTCCTCGTGGAAGCGCGACATCGCAAGCGGCCTCATCGTCATCCTGCCCATCCTCGTCTCGGCTTACATCATCGCGTACCTGTACCTCGCTATCGCGGGGATTCCGGTCCTTCAGGACATCAGTCAACCCCTCCGCGTCCTGACCGTCCTCGTCGTCTTCTCGATGCTGGTCCTCAGCGTCGGGTACATGATGCGGACCGCGGTCGGGTCGCTCGTGGAGAACGCCATCGACGGCGTGATGAATCAGGTTCCGGGCCTCCGCGTCGTCTACAACGCCTCGAAGATGGCGGCCGAGACGGCGCTCTCGGACACGACCGACCTGCAGGCCCCCGTCAAGGTCGAAGCGTGGCAGGGGATGCGAATGACCGCGTTCAAGACGGGCAAGACGACCGAGGACGGCCGCGAACTCCTCTTTCTCCCGACCGCACCGAACATCACCACCGGATTCGTCGTCGAGATGAAGCCGAGCGAGTTCGAGGAGACCGACGAGAGCGTCGAGGACGCGCTGACTCGCATCCTGAGCGCCGGGTTCGGCGAGACCAGCGAGTCGGGTATCCCCATCGACGTGGAAGACGAGAAAGAGAAACAGTCACCGCCGTCCCAGTAG